ACGGCCGCCTTGTCGAGAAACTTGAAGTCGCTGGTGTGCGCGATCTTGGGTTGGGGTGAGTCGATCTTGTCGCTGACCTCGTAGAGGTGTCCGGCTTCGACGGGCACCTTGATGTTGATCTTCTTGCACGCGGCGGCGACGACCTGGCAGAGGCTCTTGAGCGGCGTGCCGCTGGGCATCCGGCGCTTGTACATGGGCGTGGCCAACACGAAGGCGGCGAAGGCGAGCGCGATGCAGGCCGTGGCTATGCCAAAGCCGAGGCCCCAACTGATGTTCTGCTGAATCCAGACGAGGAACAGGCCCGAGATGATGGGACCGAAGCTCACGCAGAGGTAGAACCAGCTGAAGAAGGAGGCCTTGCCCTCCCGGTCCGCCGCGCTGTCGTCGTCGAACTGCTCCGCGCCGAACGGCAGTAGAGACGAGCGCACCCCGCCGCACCCGATCGCCACGAGGTACAGCCCCATGAAAGCCACGGTCTGCGAGCTCAGCGGCCACGTGCCGGTGGTTCCGGCGCACGACGCGCCCGCCGCGCACAGCGCCGCCGTGGTCGTGGGCACGAACGCAGAGAAGGTGACGAGCATCATGCCGAGGAGGTAGACGGCAAGGGAGACCAGGATGGTGTTGTAGTTGCCCCAGAAGGTGTCGGCGATGATGGCACCGAAGAGCGGGGTGAGGTAGCTGGTGCCGAACCAGGTGGCGACGTTGGAGGCGCTGGCGAGGTTGCTGCCGTGGAGGACAGTCTCCAGATACACCACCAGATTGGTGGAGATGCCATTGAACGCCGTGCTCTCCAGGCATTCGAACACTGCACCAGACAATTGCAAAGAGTTCAGTTAAGCCACATTTTTGTTAACTGAATAAACAATTTCAACAAGATGGAGGTTTGCTTACAAAGAATTACTGCGGGTGCCttgctgctgccgccgccgcgCTTCTTGTGCTTCAGGAGCGGCACCTGCAGCTGCAGGCTATCGTCATCTTGACTCTCTGGGCCGTGACTCTGCAACAGACATATATTACAGGAATTGTTAGCAGCCAGAACAGAATCTGTACATGTCACGCATTTTTTGTTTTTAACAGAGATAGGTTGCAGGAATTGACGAGTTCTGGAAATGATGCATGCTGCAGCAAGACTGTGATGTGGACGTGCTTGTCTGATTAGGAAAGGAAGGGGCCTGGATACGCACGTATTAACCACGTGTTAAAGCCCTTTAATGCTGACGTACACACGCACGCATGAATCAACCGTCTGTTCTTGTAAGTTTGACTCGGTCTAATTAATGGATTTACCCAATGTTCTTCTTGTGTTCTGGATTTTGCATTTCAGTTTTCATCGTACTGATCCTCCTTCCAGAACGAACAGGGGACagcacaggaggaggaggaggaggatggtggCAGGGAGCTAATGTTACCTCGGGCAGGAGCGGCGCGTGCTCGCCTCTCTCCATGGCGTCCATGTCGCCGACGAGCTCTGTGTCTAGCGGAAGATGAAGTAATGCGAACGAAGTTTGAGATAATCCTAGCTAGTAATTTCAGCTGTGTCCTCCGTCAACTCTGTGAACTCTTTCTTAGCTCGCCTCAggcttttgctgctgctgctgctgtgttCTGCTTCTGCTGCCGCGGACGAAGTTTATATAGCAAGCAGGACTAACTTGGACAGGATCCAGCGGCTAATAATCCACAGCAGTATTTTAATCTCTCTCACCAACAACTGCTCATGCGTGCGCAGACGAGTTTGTTCTCAGTCGCACCTCACGACTCCGCTCGCCAAGCCACGAAGTTTCGGCgcagtaggtggcggctaccggcTAGGCGCTTGGGTTGCAGCCTGCAGGCTCAGGTTGCATGCAGTCACTCGTCGCCGGTCTCCGGTCTCCAGAGTGCGTGCTATCTCGGACTGTTCATCTATTTCTTATTGAAACGTGGTGATTTGCTTGGCGGTTGGCGCCGGAAGGGAGACTGAAGTGGGCGCGGTGACTGTCAAGTTGGGATCACAGGGACAGCCGGTCGATGTCTCATCCTGTGGCGCGGTAGGTTAGGTGCCAGGAACGGTGATGAGCTGATTCTGTCAAACGGAGAACGATGCTAGGTCAAACTTCTAGCTTATTTTCGTTTTCATTCGGTTTACAGGTGACCTTCTGAACTGTTCCTTCCTTGATTTGGAGGATGCAATTTGGATAAAAACAACTGTCAGTCAATCGATGTGTGCTGAAGAGTGCACCAGTGTATTTGACCCCCTCCAGGACCACGAACAGTCTGTAcatcccacctctaaggtcatatGAGTTCGAGTTCAACCGGGGGCTTAGGGCAACTCCAACGGGTCGACGGACGCTTTTGTTCGGTTTTTTATTCATTTGGATCATTCGTTCATTTGTCCGTGTTTGCTTTTTTAAACAGGTCAGCCGCCGCATCTAATGGGGCAAGTGGACGGTAGCACTGTAACAGTCAAATAATAGAAGAGAGGTCGATGAGGTGGACCAGCGAATTAAATAAGTAAGCagaggtgggtgaatgaatgggtgACAAGTGAATCAGGTCGGATACACGCGGACATAAAAAAACATATGTTTTGTGTCCGCGTGCGATTCAAATATGATCCAAATTTGTGTCAGAAATGAATCGACGCGTACACAAAGCGGACGTAAAATAAAAATAGATTTGTACGttggatcatcacttttatctatacCGATCCATATAGACGCTGACGAACGATTTGGGTGCTTCCATTGGGGTTGATCTTAGCACTTGCTGAGCACACCTCAAACTAAAAAGTGCCGAAGTACACTGAGGCTGCTCTTTCTTCCTTCATTCACACGTTCCTTCTTACCTTCTCCCTCCACTTTGGGTGAGAGGATATTCTTCACAAGAGGGCACTCAGACTCTGCTAAAACCATAAGAACACCTGTACCAAATCCCGGAAAACACCCTAGCCACTATAATAACCACCTTTTGTAGGTTTTAGATAGAATAAAAAATTTCGCTCCCGTCACATAAAAAGGCCCAGCccaggaaaaaaatcatggaGCGGAATTTTCGGCCCGAGTGCCGCATATGTCCAGTTTTCGCCGCCTCATCTGTTGTTCCCCCGATCTCTGGCGTGAGTTGGTGGGAACAACATTTTAGCTCCATGCTTGCCCCTCACCCACCTTCGCGTCGCCGCGGCTCTCCTCGACCATGTGCATTTGTGTGTCGTCATACCACACAATCAACGACATGGAGCACCAGCCACCGCCCATCGTTGTCATGCCTCGCCTTCTGCGCCTCCTGTGGCTAGCTTCTTCGTTGTTGCGCCAATTTCTTTCGTCGACGGGGTGAAACGGAAGTGGCATGGCAACCACGTCGTGCAAGAAGGTATTCCCCTTCCGACCGCGAGCGTCATGCTCCCTCCCGCATACGGTTGTGCCATCTCGGCGGTCGTCTCGGCTTCGGTGGATTGGCATGGCTTCGTTGGCCCCTGCCTAGGTCCGAAAAAAGGCCAGTGATCCAGCGGCTGGAGGACGGCTGCCTCCTTCACCTAATCTGGCAGCCCATGTACCCCGCGCTCCCGTCAAGTCCATCGGTATCCACAACATGTTTGAGGAAATgccggagaggtaaaatttcttcCCTTTCTACCTGTGTGTGTTGAATTGGTTCATTTGGTTAGTGTTTCGTCCTTTGGATTGTGTACCTACGAGTTGCTTGTCGTTCATACATCATATGCAGATTTGTTGGAGGAGAATGAGGTGAAAGTCATGAGTGCTTCACTTGACGACTTTGGTATCGAAGTGGAGATCGAAGAGGGGGatggcaacaatgatgatgtagAAGAGGTTAAGGAGGAGGTATTCAATGCTATCCAAGCAAGATTTGGAAAATTAAGCGGAAATTACACAGAGATGGAGGATCTTTGTTTGGTGAGAGCATGGGAGACTGTGTCACTTGATGCGGTTGTCGACAATGGTAAAACCAGCAAAAAAATATTGGCAACGCATTGAGGACAAGTATCATAATCTCATACCGACCCCATCGGGTCGTTCATTGAAAACACTCGAGGGCTAGTGGGATGTGATCAAAAAACAGTGTGGCCATTGGAGTGGTTGCTTGGAGCAAGCAAGGAATGCCCCTCTAAGTGGTTGCATGATTGATGACTTGTGAGTTCGTTGTCATTTTGTTGTACACATTTATGATCTTGCTTACTTTAATGTCAATTTGAGCCCACACTTGCCTCTTTTACAAATGTAGGACCACATTGCacatgaaaagttcaagcaaatgTCAGCTTCCAAAGGCAAACCATTTGTGCTCCAACATTGTTGGAAGTTGCTTCAAGGAAGTGAGAAATGGAGGTTTAGGGATCAAGAAGCTCCACCAAAGAAAGGTGCACCTGTTAActtggaagatgatgatgatagtgatgatggacCACGGGGAGGAAGAAACAAGAGAAAATCAACGGAAGAAAGTTGGAGAAATATAGTGTGAAGAGGTCGGTCAAGGCCTCTAGCTTGAGGGAGAAACTTAGAACACTCGTGAAGTTAAAGGAAACCAAGGTGCCTCGCCCAAGAAGAAGAACCAACAAAATAAGGAAAATGGAAGAGAAGATATGTGCCTTCAAGGACCGTAAGACCGCTCTTAAGGATAAAAATAGGAAGGACAACAAGATCGCTATTGAGGACCGTTTCTTGATGATGTATCTGAATGGCATGGACCGATGGCAAGGGAGTTATGGGAGTTTAAATGAATGGAGCTTCATGATCTTatggacggtggtggtggtggtgcttaggcaattggagatggtggtggtgacGGTGATGGTGCTTCCAACAATGGTGGTAGTGCTCCAACcaatggaggtggtggtggtgcttcatCCAATGGAGGTGGTGTTGGTGCTTCCGCAATGGTGGAGATGGTTCTTTGGCCAATGTTGATGATGCTGGTGTTGTGGCCGACGGTGGTGGCGATGATCTTTTCAAGAATTGTGTTGCTTGATTTGATCACATCTAATTGTGTTTGATTGTGCATTATTTTTTACAAACTTAATTGCTACCTCTTATATTGTGCATACTTTTGGATGTGAACTATGGTCCTTCTAGTATTGTATGATATTTGCGTATTTATTTGGTGTACTATATTAGTTTGTAGTTGACATCAATGTGAAAATCAAAATAGATTTGTTGTACCGTGCGGGATTGGGTTAGAAGAGTTTACGACATATGTTCCACCCAAGCCCGCGCAGTATCGCAAACTGGTTATCCAGGGCACCCGAAACTGGTTTTATGGATCAACTTTTTTCCAGGATGTGATAGAGATGCATTAACGAGATCCAAACAAGCTTGGTACTGCAATGAAGTACATACTCTTCTCTTCGAGCATCTCCAACAAGACATAGCTGATTTGTTCGTGTCTGCCTCCTCGTATCTACTACTTGTGATAGTGTTGTAATTCCCCGAAGAGTAAGAGTGATGTAGTATAGCAGCAtatagtatttctctcagttaagAATCAAGTTTTATCAAACCAAAAGGAGACAGCACACAAACAACGTGAATGGTACTTGCACACACACAAAGCAACTGCGTGCACCCAACTAAGGTAAGAGGCTTATCAATCCCCTTGTTCTCACCAACTGCAAGGATTAAGTTTGATTGTGATAGATAGGTaacaataaaatataaaataaaatgaaacatcaAGCAATTGTAGGTTTTTAATTTTTACTAATAATGGAGAATGGATCCCAGGGCCATaggttcactagaggcatctctctcatAAGCATAGcatcggtgggtaaacaaattattgttggacaattgacagaatAATACATAGTTATCATTATGGTTCTTTATGTCATGATTCATATATAGGCATTAAGTATGTGACAAGTAGATCGTTAAACTTACTAgggtctattactattactccatcccAAGACcgttatccatcatgcatctaaaagtatgaagttcatgacaaacagagtaatgctttaagcaagatgatataatgtagacaaagtaagataaagaaatatgttcaaacCCATCGTGTTATCCTTAATAGTAACAATATGATACATGTCTTGCAACTCCTCCTGTCATAGAgtaaggacaccgcaagattgaacccactactatgcaccactcccGCTGAAGATTTACTCATCTAATTGGTCAAAGAATACTTATAGATCGCATATCCGCAAAATTGCACATAATAGATctgaaaagactcaaataattccaatgaataatctgatcataaacccacaattcaccgggtcccaacaaacacaccgcaaaaattacatcgaataggtcttcgaagagatcattgtattgaaaatcAAGGAGAGAGATCACTACTGGGAAAGGCCTTATAGGTGACTTCAAATCAATGGCAGTCATGGTGTGGCACCCGCCACAACTACTTTTGATAACCACTAGTGTCGGGTACCAAGTCAGGCCCTCCACAGCTAGACGCTAGGATGTGGTGGGCGGCGCTACCGCTCACCACACGTATAACCTCCAGGGTGGGATTTATTTGTGTAACTCATCTGTGACGGACGCCACCGAGTGCGCACCACACGTAGTAGTCAACCAGTGGCGGGCGACCCTTGGTAGCCACCAGTAGTTAACCTTGTCGGGTTTCCACTTTTAGCAGAACATAGTTTTGGCGAGCGATGAGAGTTGCCCGCGAGTGTTAGCTTAGAGATTTTGTGGCAAGCGTCCTTTCTCGCCCGCCACTGGTACTAATTTTTCAAATCACCATGCGGGACTGGACGAAAAATACATATGTGTGATCGCCATGCCCACCCGAACTAATGACACCGACTCAGTTGTGCCACCCAATCCCCCCCCCCCGAACGCCACGGTGCTCCACCTCCCACCGGTAGCGCCGGCAACGCATCCCTCTTCCCCCCGCCTGCATCCCTCTTCCCAACTTCCACCCACCCCGCAAGCGCCAACAACACGTGTCGCCACCGCATCCACCCGCACGCTTCATCGCACCACTCCCGGCCCACATCCCTCTTCGCCCTCCACCCACCCCGCACGCCATAGGCCGCCCCTGCTTCGATCCTCTGAGATGGTCTCCCTCCACCGACCCCTCCACCGGTGTGCCTCTACCCGAACCAACGGACGACAGTGTTGGCCATCTCCAGGTACGTATGTTGATGTTGATGGTTTTATTTACATGGAATAGAAAAGAGTGCCAATGTTTTGACGAAATGTTGATTCGATTCCATTTCGTTGAATTTCTAGCATTCTATACGTCCAAATTTTAGCAAAGATTATGCCAAAAAATTATAAATGGCGATAGCTGGTGGTGAACTGGATGATGATGTTTTGTTGTGTTCTTCTACAGGGAATGTGAATGAATGCAGAAATTTTGATGAAATGTTGATTCACTTTCATTTCATCGAATTTCTTGCATTCAACACGTCCAATTGTTCGCAATGGTTATGCcaattttgttttttgatatGTGGCGATGGCCGGTTGGTGAATTTCATTGTCGTTTCGTTGTTTTCTTTTATAGGGAATATAAATGAGTGCCAAAGTTTATGCTGAAATGTTGATTCACTTCCATTTCGTTGATTTTCTCGCATTTAATATGTCTCCTTTTGAGCACTCATCTTGTCATTTTTTACTCATTATGGATGCAATCTTCATTTTGGATATAAAAGATGGTGAGACATACACGGTCTCGGAGTGAGGCTTTGACTCCCCAGTAGGATGAGCCAGGTTATGCTTATGAGTTGCATGAGGAGGCCAATAATTCTACGGATGGGGTGGTAGATAGGGAAGAAGATTCAGATGATGTTGGAGAGGAACTGACAGATGGGGAAGGATATTCCAACGATGTTGCTGAAAAGGGAGTGCAAGATGGCCAACATGTAGGAGAAGAGTTGGATGGTGCTGAAGAGGAAGGAGACCTGAATGGTGCAAAAACTGATTTGGAAAATCAGCCGCGAAAGCATAGGTCATGGAATAAGGTGCCAACTGCTACTTACATAATAAAATGGATTAACAAAGACGAGAGACCCATTAGTCCGGTCAAGAACGCAAAAAATGGGGTAACATCCTAGGTGCCATCGCCCGTGAAAACTATGGCATCAGCGTTAGATGCTTCAGGTGACGTAAAAACAAGAAATGGTCAAACCTCATATTAGGAAAGATGAGGGATATTTTCAAGTTCAACGATCGAGACAATGCACTTGTAGAAATCCATTCCATGTGCGTGTTCACTAAGTCCTTGAATAGCAATATATATTCTGCAAACAAGCTATTTGATGATGGGTACAATTTAGAGTATATCAAAAATCTATATCCTAGCACTCTCGATGACGAATGGACGGAGTTCCTTGATTACCGAGACTCGGATGCATACAAAAAGGACAAAGAAAAGTTTGCGCAGCTCCGGGGCCAAATGATAGGGAACCACAATCTAGGAACCCGTGGTTATGAAGGGAAGCAGCCTATCTAGGATAAGCATGATGATATGTTTTCTTCACAAGGTCAACCTACACCCTTCATTAAAATCTTGGATCCGTGTGCCAAGATATATTCTCGATCCCTAGGAGTGCTTAACAAAGAGACCGAACTCTACTACTTCAAAGACCCAATGGTGACGAAGGCTATCAAAAGAGCGGTACATAATTAGCCTATACAACCACACtttccattatatatatatatatatctctgtgtgtgtgtgtgtgggtgtgtgtgtcggtgtgggtgtgtgtgtgggtgggtgggtgggtgggtgggtgtgtgtgtgcgcgcgcgtgtgtgtgcgtgtgtgtggatgcatgtgtgtgtgtgtgtttaggagCAGTTTCCAAATGATATTAGTTTGTTCATGCAGGCAAATTTTACCAAAAACACAGCAAACTCCGAAGAATCGCAGGATGCCCTAAGGTGGTCATCAGACCCAATTTTGTACGGCCTCGACATGAAGTCGGAGCCCACACGAGGTCGTAAGCTCGACGCAGGCAGTACTTTCTGGGATGCCTACTATCCCCCCAAGAAAAGGATGACTaagtgagaaaaagaaagaagggacaaaGACAAAATAGGTCAGTTAGTGAATGAAATGTTAAAGGAAGTTTTACATGATTTTCTGGCATAGGTTCACAAGCATATTTAGTCAAAAGGGTCGACAAATATGCTAGAAATGGTGGTTACACCACCGGCCCTTGCTCCCACAAAGATTAGAAGCCCCTCGGCCATTAATGCCATGCATGGTAATGATGGGTCACCACAATCGTTGGAGGAACAAATTCATTGCACTCTCCTAGCTAGAGTGAGTACTAATGGCGACTTGTTGGGGGTTGCAAAAACTAGAGTCTTTACAGGAAATGACATGCATAGCAGTAAGTTAAATGAGAGCATGTAGAAGGTTTATTTGCTTAGGGTGTTTCCGGAATATTACAATTTGATTCTGCCACAAAACATTATAGAAGTTGGTGAAGAGTCGTAGCCCCTTTCGGAATGCTTTGTTGGTTACCTCAAGTGGCCTACAATGCATATCATAATGAAAAGACATCCCCAAACACAACAACGTCTCCCACTATCCCTGGCATTGTAGCTCAGGCTAGGCATATAACCCAAAAACCGATGCCCCGAACCAAACTAACCGACACCGAATCCGAATTCACCGAAACCAAGAActtcagtcgtacgtctggtttgcatTTCATGAAAACCGAATTTGATCCGGCGAATTCGGCTTTATCCCTCAGTTACTTGAATGGACTGGAAACCGAGTAACCAACAGTGGTCCGACCCGCTCCCCCATTGTTGTACTCAAGTGCTCTTTTCACTGGTCAAGTTTACAAGTCCCACGGCCGCATCAGGAAGAGGCGAACATGAGTACCACAGCAAGCCACCGTCGCTGTCAATTTTTGTAGAAGACAAATCTATTACTACTTCTCtcgtatagtagtagtagtaaaggAGTCGCCAGCAGAGTAAAGTTTTTCTCGGGAGAATCAGTATGAGAGCTACACGCACTGTAGATGagaatcaagtatggagactcctCCTACTAGTCCGTGCACTGCACTGTACATAGGCAGTGGTTATGTTTGTTATTTAATATATCTTTGTGTTGTTCGGTAGAACCGATGACCGAACCGAAATTTCAATGCAAAGGATCATCGGTTAGCTAATTTTTTACTGACCGATCAGTCTGTCATTTGATAAAACCAAAAAAATGATAGACCGAGGAACCGACCCAATCGATTAGGGGAACCAAACGCCCAGCCTGATGAGGAGACGCCACCACCCCTTCCCGAGACACAACCTTCCAAACAACCAAAGTTTGCTCCAACAACACTAAAGAACTTGGTGGTCCAAGAGGTGATaactgtagtcgacattcacataacaccactagaggaaaaacaacatacaatacatcaaattatcgaacgaataccaaattcacatgactacttatagcaagacttatcccatgtcctcaggaacaaaagtaactactcacagagcataatcatattcatgaccagagatttgacttttcaacttataattagatttaacttttcaacttataattttgatcaaatcagatttatctattagtgcccaaaagtgttcacatcgttctaagccgattcaatgttatattcaaatatttgtatcttttgatccgctatttcaaatctagtaattcttttttctacatgctcatattgatctcctatatccagtacatcattagttttgacctttgaaccttacaaatttgagcgattcaaatttgtattcgaacattcatttgatcttatcttgcaaatcgtaccaccttttcaattgattccttttacccctaaacacccatgtcatatatttttgtacgtaaccatcgtacttcagttcaacttctcttgaccttttgaatgcaaattcaattcatgcttcaattcgctataacttgcgttgtagcgctccatttcaagaaattctttctacaaataaattcttatgtcttatactatttgtaaaacaacattcatgttgttctcccaatattttttatcatctcccatagtgtatgcaagtcgagcttatatagcaatagttcatcgtccattaactcttttgatctcattcatgcaccttcactttacaacacacttaggacctttttattaaaccttagtacgttgttattttgcaccaagacatgctttgttcttatgttctcttggttcttcctttttggcatgaatgtttattgaatgctatttgtttacgatagattgctcggagtgtggcgagtagaattatcaggattatgagagcgactatcttcatcaagtaataccaggcaagtcgatcatactatcacctatgttttatgcatcgtagttctaccattctatgcccaattgcatgctgagtaggtacttggaaattttagtatacattgtagtatcatgtggtaggaacacaacaaccccgatacttggccccgggacgacaaatttcatattgctatgcttgagtagacgggatttcggttgagtgcataacacgagtgatgcgaggttgattaaataatcaagaccggttaagacaagattttcaagacctcggacgcaatgcaactctaggtgaaggacggttgatcggctccctggagaacccagtggatgacccgggatgctggagaggccatgacatcctgaggaaagcttcacccaagctcaaagagacggacggatattttcaagacccaaggcttacctgcacagccacaagtcattataggCTCtctcttggttggacaacgcggcgactttggacaggcggtgctagcagatgtagaagaacggtaggaatggatgggcaccgacagggattcagagggacccgttgaaagaccatgttttgatcatccggtcttcaaacaccctgaagtgcgaggacatacacggaggcaatcaaatcttgtggggaacgtgtgcaaaactctgcagagtactcaaacctaatcgattagccgtgtccacggtcatggacaacttgagccaaaggaactgaagttatctgaaattctcaacacaaataataatattgatgtgggaattattgacaactcgggtacgagaactggttggcggaaccatctcattaacaaccaacaatgtagtaacattttgcttttagccctctcttgatgtaggagaaaacttgcttttcgctaaaaacttatagccccacctgccatatatgcatatagtatatatgattacttttcacccctctcttatgtgacttgccggcatattcaatatgctgacctacacggctgcaacgtcttatgttgcagatatttttcttcgacgagtaagagtacgattcagggttacggtctacactcaacttgtcgttggtgtttattgggactccactcccttgaccacttccgctgagatatttaaggtatatatcagttttacgctttttacatgtgattgcactttgatatatacattgatgtactgtgtgtgccagcatactgatccagggatggcacagaaacacagaggcttggctcgtcttgagtcgggttgctacattctatcactctagcaacccatcatctacttactacttcccaatgccttcctagatAGTtgggttggttgtgttttcagggaaagaactgttgGACAAGTTGAAGAgttattgaataacatattgcaaaatgtCGATGAGTGGACTCTTCTCGAACCACATGTGGAACCTATTCAaaaaaaagaggtattctatcaattgccttagatatcgtcatgactttgtgcgcttctatcaattgctcgacggtaatttgttcacccacagtgatatttgctattttgagagaagactctagtgaacgctagggcccccgggtctactccacaccatagtttcagccttacactttttctttgttgcactttccgcctttatagcgttgggtgcaagctcttttgtgtttgcgcaggtactgtggacttgacgagattctcctactggattgataccttggttctcaaactgagggaaatgcttactgctcatgtgctacatcaccctttcctcttcaagggaaaaaccaacgcaagctcaatagacgacagaaggatttctggcaccattgttgggaaaggatttttgttgccgtagcagaagaatttctggcgccgttgccggggaggatcatg
This genomic stretch from Hordeum vulgare subsp. vulgare chromosome 6H, MorexV3_pseudomolecules_assembly, whole genome shotgun sequence harbors:
- the LOC123403579 gene encoding protein NRT1/ PTR FAMILY 8.3-like codes for the protein MDAMERGEHAPLLPESHGPESQDDDSLQLQVPLLKHKKRGGGSSKAPAVILLFECLESTAFNGISTNLVVYLETVLHGSNLASASNVATWFGTSYLTPLFGAIIADTFWGNYNTILVSLAVYLLGMMLVTFSAFVPTTTAALCAAGASCAGTTGTWPLSSQTVAFMGLYLVAIGCGGVRSSLLPFGAEQFDDDSAADREGKASFFSWFYLCVSFGPIISGLFLVWIQQNISWGLGFGIATACIALAFAAFVLATPMYKRRMPSGTPLKSLCQVVAAACKKINIKVPVEAGHLYEVSDKIDSPQPKIAHTSDFKFLDKAAVVTQSDMEERPEEATSWKLCTVTQVEELKILLRLLPVWITSVVVSSAFSQMNTTFVQQGSAMDMTILSVPVPAASLASFEVICVMTWVLLYNKVIVPALRSFSSSGDGEPSPLQRMGAGRLLMALTMAVAALVEMKRLDSAARGEEISISWQLPQYFFLAGGEVFCYIAQLEFFFDEAPDTMKSMCTSLALLTIALGSYMSSFIYAIVEAFTATGDSPGWISDDLNKGHLDYFFWAMAAMCTLNFVVYSGIVKNYRLKTVIS